GTATTCTTCTCTAATAATTCTATTAGTTTAATCCTTTTAGATAATACTTAATTGGAcactgagtatttttttttttttaaatattttgctgctctAGTTGTTGAAGTACTGGGAGGGTGTCCATAcccttctgtttcatttttaatgtaatgcaaatgctgaaataaatatgGGTGCTTCAGCAGAGGCTTGAATTCAAGTTTTCATTGCATTGCATTCAATGAAAGGGTGAGGGAAACTACTTCAGTTTCTTATTTCAGCAgtgtgtaaagaaaaatgatgagttaaaacaaacaaaaccacacctgaacaaacaaaaaacccaataatTTTAATACCTTGCCTGTTACAGTTAGAACAGCACTAAAATTTACAAACCAGCAGCTATATTTAAGTTTGACTTTGTTCTTGTGAATAGCTGCTATGAAATGGGTAATTTAACTTAAATATACAATTAGAATAATTTAGtgtaaataaaagctttctagATAAGTGTTTGCAAGGGTTGGGCTTTTGAGGCTAAAATGTAGTGAAGTAATCAAAGATGTGAATAAAGGAGCCACTTTCTTGTTAAGATTTGCAGAGAGAGGAGGACAGGAATAATTGCTTATATGAAAGCACTACTTTTGTGTTATCATAGGAATCACAAGAGAAATAGTTGAGGTGTGCTTTAAGTTTAGATAgacttccccccctccctttatGTCAGCCTTAAGGAAAATGTTAATTGCCAAATAATGGATTGAAATTACAACCTGTGGACAGTTTTACATCTGtcattttctgtcacttttttaTTCACCAGAAAGTTAGAGATAGATTTGATAAAATGatctggcttttcttttaaaagctatCCCAAAAGCGGTAGGTGACACCACTTGggtctgtttttatttcttattctttcttgGTGCAGTAGTAGAAGTTAATCAGTTttactgaggtttttttccacagatttttCCTACTTAATTTGTATGAAAAATGCAGTATAATTTTAAAGGatatatatatttctcttcCTATATTCTTTTTGTTGTTAGTAATTTTACCAGCATTAGGAACTGTGTTTGCAGAACAGCACTGGCTTCTTTATTAATACTGAAATGACAAATAGGTGACATAGTTATGTTATTGGGTTGTGTTGATCTCTGCATCTGATGCTACTGTAATGAGCACAGAGATTTACATCATACATGCTCAGAAGGTGTTAGACTATAGCTTTGGTATTCACAACATATTTTAGGCAAATGAGTCCTGTTGAAGTTATTAATCTGTACTTGTGGTACTGTATGCTTAAGGTaatttgtgttggttttgttcaggTTTCAGTAAGACTCCAGATAAGGCATACATCAAGCCCATTTGTTACTAGAGTGATAATGCAACTATCACTTGTGATACCATGGTTACTTTCtgtaaattgtattttagaCTTAACACTGTTAAGAGACCAGTTATTGATCTCCAAAGCTTTTACCAAGTCTGAGTGATGCTAAATGAAGGAGattttgtaacttttcttgtaatttttactGTAATAATTTCTGGCTGAAACCATTAGGAAACCAGATTACATGTTTTTGAACGTTAAAAAAACCACTAGTGTAGGGGGTAACGTTAAGTTTTTCATCATTGAAGTATCTGAGCAGTATACCTTTTGAGGAAAGATAATGCCTGTTTAGTTGAAGTTAAGTTATGACATCTGGTGGGTAACTACTAAGCTGAAATGCTGATTCAGTTGAACTTATAAACAGTGATATGAGAATTACTCTGTACACCCTGGGGACTCTCTTACATCCTGGTTCCATTCCAGATCCGGAGGTTAAGAACATACTCATGAATACAATGAATGACAAACCGGTTTCAGTATAATGGAAACATTGTTTGCATTTAGTTGAAGGTATCCTCCTGAGGAAGTTCAGTAGGTGTTTTGTGTCAGATTTGTTCAGTTAGTGGTGCTGGCGATCTGCTGCCTTTCTTGGGTCTTCTGAGTGAAGAAAGTAgcaattacttattttaaagaaaacagttgttGCTACCAATGATTTAGATGGAGAACAGCCCTGGAATCAGAATCTTTAGTTTCGGTAGGCAGTTTCCATTGGATTAAATGCACATTATATAAAGTCAACATTACAGTGTGGTATAGGGCAGAAATAATACTTTAGCCATGGTCTTAAGCATAATTTGACATATGTGGCAACAGCCCATTTTTAGCACGTTTAAGCTGTCTTGGGGCACAGTACCACCTCAGCTGATTAACTGTGGTTGCTGCAGTACTACCCTGTGTGTGGTTTCTACAGGCCAGCTTCCAGTCTTCtgaaataactttgaaaaataGCAAATATCTTCTGAGTGAGATCATATTATAGTGTTGCTGTGCTGTTTATAGttataaataatgtaaaatccggttttaattttttctgacAAGTTGATTGGGAAGCAAGTAAGAAATTCTATAGCTATCATATGCTGGAATAGAGTGCAGTCTGCTGTTCCTGGGCGGAACAGGCTATTTATACCTTGATCTTGGAGGTGTGTATTCTTCTAAATTTTACACATAAAATAGTATtatttccacccccacccctagAATAAGTTGTAGTATCTAGCTTTGGCTTTCAGCTTCTCTGAAAAGGTGAGAAAACTTACTCAGAACAGATCAGTTTAATAGTTTCTGCTATAAATAGAAGTGCAGTTGAATACTGGGTCATAAGCactttttgcaaaaaaaggaCTATTAAGGCATCACAACAGTTTCTCTGGGCTGTGAACATGAATTTTCTAAGTAGAGGTGAAAGAGGTGGCTCCTTTGACACTCACAGCTATAACagaagtaaagaagaaaaaaaaaagttttgagtCTTTTCTGTGCCTAAGAGATCCCAAGCCTTTATCCAATCCCTAGAGCTCTTCCACAGAGCTCTTCTACTTCTTCTGGCATgcagattaaaattaaatttaatgtcCAGATAATCTCGCCTGACAGGGAATGGATGAGCTATTCCAAATTTGAGTGACTACTTGTGCTGATTACATAAAACATGTCATTGTTGTTTCTTTAGCTGGCAGACATACTGTTTATTCAGGACCTTCATTTAAGAGACACCCTGCCTTTTTGTGGGAGGTGATCAGTACACCCTTCCTGCCATCTCTTCTAAATTGGTAGTGTTGGTCACCCATATCTAAGACTTACTTCcctctgttttgaagaaaacattggGCTGTAGCAGCCTTGGCAAAAAATTTTTTGCAGGGCACAAAACCCCTGGAGTAGTATTCTAAGAATGCTCATGCTGTTACCAGACTGTCTTGCTTATGCCTGTGTTTACTAGTGTACAGGTACACTATGTAACATTGTATGCAGTGTGCGTTCAGACTCTACAGGGAAGAGACCATTCACATGTCCGAAATACGGATAGCTGTTCTGTGATCTATATTCAGCAGTTCTTACAGCAATGTCCTTGAAGCTTTTCTAGGGAGAAATTTATACAGGCATGAAAACTATACAAGTTAGAGGACACACGTTGAAATATGATCTAAATATTGCCAAGTATTGCAGTTAGCAGTAAGATTTTATTGTTGGATTACccaagtatttctgaaatgacaTGGGACTGTGGTCATCAGAAATCaacttgttttcttcccatttgtAAACTTGGATCTAGCAGTCAAAGCTGGTACatgaaactgtatttctgtttgcagtgaCTTGGTAGGAACTGTGCTTGAGACCTGTAGATAGATTTGGGATGGAAAAGTTGTTTAAGTTGACATGAAACATCAGATGCCTTAACACAAGTAAAGTAGTGTAAATGCTTATCTTAGCTATGCTGGTTTTCAGCATGGCTCTTGGCAGATTTCATCGCTTTTTCTACCTCTGAGAAAAAGTATTGTCACAACAAAGGAATttcccgccctcccccccccccccccccccctcacttCTCCCAGCTGTAAATTGAGGACACAATGCCTGCTTTTCAGGGCATCTATGTCTTTGCCTAGCTTACTTTGGGTGTATgtgcatttacttttttcctgcccCCATTCTATTAAACAATGCTTTGAATTGGTGGTTTTGATTATTGATTTGCCAAATACTTGTGATAAAGCATATGGTGTGAGATGGTTTTGTTAAAGCATGGAGTAGAAATAGTCATATCATTAATACAAACCCAACTCCTATGTGCAGTGCAGGAAACCTTAGGTAATAATTTCTTTGAAGGGTTTGGAAACATTTGTCAGCCAGTATGTGGAGCAAGAAAGCATTTATGGATGGATTTTAGTGTGCTGAAGGACTATAGTGTTTGCTAAGCTAGCAGAAACATCTTGTTCTGCCTTCTAAGTTTTGTCCTTCAGGAACCTTTCATACTGCTGATACTGCTTGCAGGAACCCATAATTCATGATTGTAATACATATTCTCTGTATTTAGGAAAAATTGTAGTGATTTTTGACTGCAAAGATTTGCATAGCCTTAGTTTACTGCAAACActgcaatatattttaatttttctttataacaTGTGTTTGTCAACAGGTGAACACTTCTCATAATTGCTTAAGATAAGAAACTTCATTTCCTCCAAAGAAACTCCAGAACTCATGCTTGTTCTTTCCCTGCGTAATCATATGTTAGTTTTAATATCTGGCAGGACTATAGAGTTACCACTCATCCTGAATGTGCTTATTATAAAGTAGCTAATAATATAAAGTAAGCTATTATATGGaaatttacatacatatttacaaCTGTTTTGTTCAATATTTCCACTAACattatgtattattttctgGAGAGgatacatttacattttccagGAGTTGTATTTTTGATATAGGATTGTAACTAGAAACTGAtaccattttctctttctgtttcagaCTAGAAGATGAATAATCTTTCCTTTAGTGAACTGTGTTGCCTGTTCTGTTGTCCACCATGCCCAGGGAAAATTGCCTCCAAATTGGCATTCTTACCTCCTGATCCCACATATACGCTGATGTGTGATGAGAGTGGTAGTCGCTGGACTTTACATCTCTCAGAGCGAGCAGACTGGCAGTATTCTTCTAGAGAAAAAGATGCCATTGAATGCTTCATGACTAGAACAAGTAAAGGTAACAGGATTGCCTGTATGTTTGTGCGTTGCTCACCTAACGCCAAGTATACTTTGCTCTTCTCACATGGAAATGCCGTTGACCTAGGTCAGATGAGCAGCTTTTACATAGGGCTGGGTTCACGGATTAATTGCAACATATTCTCATATGATTATTCTGGATATGGTGCAAGTTCTGGGAAGCCAACAGAGAAGAATTTGTATGCTGACATTGATGCTGCTTGGGTGGCTCTTAGGACAAGGTAAGACATTAgctgccatttttcttttacagtgtgCTTTTCAAATGGTTATAGTTAATTTGtaaacagaaatgctgtattttaggATTAATGGATTCATATCCAAGGTGATTGATTGTGCCTTATGCTGAAGGCGTTGTCAGTATTGAGCAGAATCGGTATATAGTACTGATATACTAGAGAAATTGAAATGGGACGAAATATAAGGTATGATTCAGTCATGAATGATTAGAACATAATCCTTATTGTCACAGTTTGGGATCTCAGTTGGAAATCTCAGAAGGTAGGAAAAGCCTATAATAATTGATTGTCCAGTAACAGAGTGACTGGTGTGATGTGGGTGAGAGAAaatgtgggttgttttttcagGTAATTCCATCACCTGCTTTTTTAGTAGGGAGGGGCAGTGGAAAAGCTGTTATAAGAGAACCTGGTGAGACTGTTTGGATTTCTGTATGGTGTTCAGACCACCTTTGTTTCGGAGTTCAGACTAGCAGCTACAGCATTTCCAAAGATAGCTTtctgtataaagaaaaaaagatgattttatATCTTGGGAAAATAATATGTGTCAGAGAGGTTATAATTGATCTGTGTAAATGTATCATGGTGGGAATAAAAAACAGGAATTTGAGTCAGTGGTGTTAGCTCAAGTAGATTAAAACTGGacaaggaaaaatgcaaattggAAAGATGTTTCAGTAGTTTCTGTGTTCTAAACCTCTGCTTTTAGGAAAGTAAAATAGTGAAATGAAAGACTTTGCAAGCATTTTATGATACATGCAAGAATCCTAGGCACCACATAAATGCAGCATTGAATACCCACTTCTTAAGTCTGAGAGCATTTTTCACCATGGTTTCTTCCATTTAAAGCAATATTCTTTTTGTGTTGCAAGTATTCAAACTACAAAAagattatgttttaaaatattatgtgATCATAAGAATAGACGTTCACCAAAAAAACTCCCATCATATTATGTATTTAGCACCAAAAActgtgaaaaactgaatttaatcTACAGCAGCATGTTACAATTTGATCATTGCAATTTGGGCATCCTGTTTAATAATATATCAGGGATGTGACTTAGTGTAAGGGATGTgtaaagacttttaaaatcctGGAGCCTTGTAGTAGTGACAGTAAATTTAGAACTTGATCAATGTAATATTAATTATCTTCCTGTTACTTTGGAGTAGATTAtcccttttcagttttgtaagtACAAATAttgtcttgcatttcttttaccTTATAACAGAGGTGTGATacttcttttgaaaagaagcctattttatttgtatattgaAGTGGGGGGAACACTTATTATCATAAACCTCTTACAACCACAGGGGACAGGTATTCAGCTTCATATATTTAACAACAGTCACACTGTGTTGTTAGATTAGgttttgtcatttcttttgATTACAGTGGAAAGTTGAGATATAACCAGATCTGTTCTGTAAAGCCAAGAGCTGCAACAGGTACACTGGTGACCACGGTTTGTAATGAAATGCTCTGGAATATAGCCGCTTGGTAAAATACCCAGTAACATTGATAAAAAACATAATATGGTTTGTGAACTATGTGGAAAACAGTCTGAATTGTTTCAGTGCaccagaaaatggaagagaacTAGATGGTGAAACCTTAAATTGTTTGTTTGTGTCAGTTTACAGGCTCTGGTTTATGAACTAATTTGTAATTACTATCTATTCCTCCTCTTGACGAATTTCTGATTGAAAacctaaaagaaaatgtaattgcaaCTTGAATTCTCACCTCCATTCTTGGATGTCACATAGCATACCTTTCCTAATCAAATAAGAATGTTCATTATACTATCCCATCTGAACATGCCGTTCGTTGAACAGACATTCTCAGGGGGAACTCTGAATACATACTACATCAGTCTGTTTTTCCCTCTTCAATTCAGGAATGACCTGCCTCAATCCTTTTTGctgtctgtgtttattttttgcgTCAAAACCTCCTTTAGAAATACGTAATTCTGTAGAGTGTATAAAGCTTGAATTGGTCTGCCTTTCTTGTGAATTTCACAAATGTGAACTgaattttttctgttgcttaaaGAATTACTAGTGGTGTAGTAACACTGTGGTACTTGCAACAACTTTCTGGTTGGCGGACCTGTCTTGCCCTTGTATCTGAATGCTGAATGTAGCAGGGAGAAGTTCAGCAAATTACTCTGGACACACTGGCTCATGCAGTTTGGTTACCAGTCCACGGTGTTCTTTGAGCCCTAAAACAGTGCTCAGCTGTGTTTAAATACTTCATGAATATCTGGACCAGAATGGATGGAGCCTTTGAGCATTTGCTGCAGCATTGATTCACTTTTCTAGTATAGCCTGTTCTGTCAGTGCTACACTAGCACCATCTTTAACGTTTTATAATGTAAgtattctgcaaaacaaaacaaatttagCGGACTGTTTGCAGGATAGATGTACGTATAGGTGTTACTCCTTTGAAATTCTTGTTGACGGGATGAGAGAAGAAAGGCATCATAGACTTTTAAACTATGCCTCATATCTTGATCCCACTGTAATGGGATCAAGAATTGAGAAATTGTCTTTGTTGGAGATTGATCACAATCACCCACAGCTTCCTGCATTCCCTGTTCTGAGAAATGGGATCATAGAACACAGCGTTAAAAGGTGTTTCTAGGGTAATTGAAATGCTGATGTGGACTTCATTCTAGTCAACACAGATGCTTGTGGTGGAGCCATGTTAGTGTGTTAAGTTTTGTGTCTTGGAAGGGCAATCCAGGTGGCCATCTGTAAACAGACACAACTGCCCAGTGGGGACTGGACACCTAGGGTGAGGTAGTCTGGAACTAGTATTGAGAGTGATGGTGAGGTTGGTCCAACACGACTTTCTTAAAAGTGGTTGCTGTAAGGGTATGTGAATATTATTATTCATGTAAATGAATACAGAAGGCTAATTTGGCAGCAGGTTAGAAGAGATAAACAGCAGATGCAGATTCTGAATTGTGTCCCTATTGTCTACctgctttgaatattttaatagGAAGCCATAGCTATCCATGAGGATGCTGACTGTAGAAGAAGGCAAGGTGATTCACTGCCATCAGGTTTGGGAAGGTTGCACATTATTGTATATTCATGTGCATCATATACATGGGACTACATAAAAGCAAGTGAGGACATTCTTTTTCTGACTGTCATAGCTACAAAGTGTTGAAATGCCAGGAGTCATTTTGGGATACGCCTATTTTCCACTCTCCTTGTCTCTGAAGGCCTTTGATGACACACTAGAAAGGGTGGAAAGGTTTAACCAGTCCCAGGCAAAAGCAGGGCAAATGGTGCTCATTCAGAACCCAGAAGACATGCTGGAGTTGCCTTATGACCAGATTTACCTTTAGAGAAGCCGGACAGCCTTTTCATAGGAGAAGCCAAATATAGGAATAATATAAAATCTATTTGGTTGTGGACTGAAAGTGTTCTTTTGAGAATTCACAAATTAcggtggtgtgttttgttttgttttttttttttaatcaaaagtaGAGGATGTTTTGCTGGAAGAGGAGGTGCCTTGACTTTGAATATTTGGAGAGAAATTGAGCTTTCACTTAAATTGATAGGGAAAAATAGCTCAATTTATCATAGAGAGAAAtcttgcaaataaaacaaatgggTCAGTAGGATTGTGAGATTTATAAAAGCCAAACCATGATGAGTGAGGCAGAGGAGATGTTTGATTACTACATGCATGGTCAGTGGGCTTGCCTCTCATAAAACACGGTTCCCTTCTTCTTCTAGCAATGTTACATGTTgtatacaaaagaaaggcaACGTGCATCTGAGTTAAGGAAGAGCTGTATGTTCATGGATTTTATTTGTGGCATGGAATTGTTTATTCATGGCATAGAATGTTGATAGTTAAAGGTGTGAAGGATGTTCATGCCCTACACGTTCTGCAATTTGCAGCTGTAATTTCATGTGTTAAGTGCATGATGACAAAAGGTTCTGAAAAGTGCATTGAAAATTACCTCGGGATGTTCCCCTTTCTTCCGTGTGCCCCAAGCACTGCTGTCAGCTGGTTAAATGCATGTGTTGCAATAGATTCACAAACAGTAGCCTCTCTAGAGCATCTGTTGCACCTCGTCATTAGTGTGAGCCTGCGAGGTACTGTCAAAAGTGTACGCTTCTGAGTTTGATTTTActaatactttattttattgttgtaAAGTGAGCATGTCTTCTAGATTAACACCAATAgtttagaagtaaaaaaataaattgctttttgtcTCCCTTATGTATATCAAGGGCAAAATGGTGTGTACTCCAAAGAGCCTGGAAGTATAATATTGTAATTTCAGCTGGTATTTGGTTGATAAAGATAACTGaagtttaaaacaacaaaaatggcCCAACCCAAAAATGACTCATTGCAGCCAGACATGCATTTTGTAGTTTACATATTGCATATCATGGCGATGTGATGTATATCCAATGAAAGTATGTAATACAATGAATATCCAATGTAAGTGATGTATGATGTATAATCCAATGAAAGCTTTCAAGGTaaggttggatggggctttcgGCAACCTGTGAAAGTTGAAGCTGCCTGTGACAAGGAGGCTGGACTAGATCATCCTCgaacccaaactgttctatgaaaaggaggagggaggggcaGAAGAGGGGTGCACTGCCACTAAGGTGGGTGTTCAGTGAAGTGCAGAAA
The window above is part of the Falco cherrug isolate bFalChe1 chromosome Z, bFalChe1.pri, whole genome shotgun sequence genome. Proteins encoded here:
- the ABHD17B gene encoding alpha/beta hydrolase domain-containing protein 17B isoform X1; translated protein: MNNLSFSELCCLFCCPPCPGKIASKLAFLPPDPTYTLMCDESGSRWTLHLSERADWQYSSREKDAIECFMTRTSKGNRIACMFVRCSPNAKYTLLFSHGNAVDLGQMSSFYIGLGSRINCNIFSYDYSGYGASSGKPTEKNLYADIDAAWVALRTRYGIRPENVIIYGQSIGTVPSVDLAARYESAAVILHSPLTSGMRVAFPDTKKTYCFDAFPNIDKISKITSPVLIIHGTEDEVIDFSHGLALFERCQRPVEPLWVEGAGHNDVELYGQYLERLKQFVSQELVNL
- the ABHD17B gene encoding alpha/beta hydrolase domain-containing protein 17B isoform X3; translation: MNNLSFSELCCLFCCPPCPGKIASKLAFLPPDPTYTLMCDESGSRWTLHLSERADWQYSSREKDAIECFMTRTSKGNRIACMFVRCSPNAKYTLLFSHGNAVDLGQMSSFYIGLGSRINCNIFSYDYSGYGASSGKPTEKNLYADIDAAWVALRTRYGIRPENVIIYGQSIGTVPSVDLAASIDKISKITSPVLIIHGTEDEVIDFSHGLALFERCQRPVEPLWVEGAGHNDVELYGQYLERLKQFVSQELVNL